The following coding sequences are from one Triticum dicoccoides isolate Atlit2015 ecotype Zavitan chromosome 4A, WEW_v2.0, whole genome shotgun sequence window:
- the LOC119285493 gene encoding transcription factor bHLH148-like has product MASTSSSTAVDERERKRKRAAGGESTASAGPGTEAQPSKWRTRREHEIYSSKLFEALRLVRGGSSSASTAPARGRAVREAADRALAVAARGRSRWSRAILASRRRRLQAAHRARLRAPATPPARHPSVAAAAQPQPGKAPALAKKAKVLGRLVPGCHKLPFPALLSEASDYIRALEMQVRAMTALAEVLASVSSSAASGSSSSPA; this is encoded by the coding sequence atggcgtCCACGTCGAGCTCGACGGCGGTGGACGAGAGGGAGCGGAAGCGGAAGAGGGCGGCCGGGGGAGAGTCCACAGCGTCCGCCGGCCCGGGGACGGAGGCGCAGCCTTCCAAGTGGCGGACGCGGCGCGAGCACGAGATCTACTCGTCCAAGCTCTTCGAGGCGCTCCGCCTTGTCCGAGGCGGGTCATCGTCCGCGTCGACGGCGCCGGCGCGTGGCCGGGCCGTGCGGGAGGCGGCCGACCGCGCGCTCGCGGTGGCGGCCCGGGGGCGCTCGCGCTGGAGCCGCGCCATACtcgcctctcgccgccgccgcctccaggcCGCCCACCGCGCGCGCCTCCGTGCCCCAGCCACACCGCCCGCGCGCCACCCCTCCGTCGCTGCCGCCGCACAGCCGCAGCCGGGGAAGGCACCGGCGCTGGCGAAGAAGGCCAAGGTGCTCGGGCGGCTGGTTCCCGGCTGCCACAAGCTGCCGTTCCCGGCGCTGCTCAGCGAGGCCTCCGACTACATCAGGGCGCTGGAGATGCAGGTGCGCGCCATGACCGCTCTAGCCGAGGTCCTGGCGAGCGTCTCCTCGTCGGCAGCCTCCGGCAGCTCCTCCTCGCCGGCATGA